Proteins from a genomic interval of Pseudomonas silesiensis:
- a CDS encoding TRZ/ATZ family hydrolase, with protein MPNTAVALDLLLLPTWLVPVEPAGVVLKEHALGIRDGRIVFIGPRAAALKLDAREIRELPDMLLCPGLINAHGHAAMTLFRGLADDLPLMAWLERHIWPAEAKWVDETFVRDGTDLAIAEQIKGGITCFSDMYFFPKVASECIHDSGIRGQIAIPILDFPIPGASTADDAIRQGVELFNDLKHHERIKITFGPHAPYTVGDENLEKIRVIAEELDASIHMHVHETAFEVQQSVEQYGERPLARLGRLGLLGPRFQAVHMTQISDEDLVLLVESNTSVIHCPESNLKLASGFCPVERLWQAGVNVAIGTDGAASNNDLDLLGETRTAALLAKAVAGSATALDAHRALRMATLNGARALGIETDVGSLEVGKAADMVAFDLSGLAQQPVYDPVSQLIYATGRDCVKHLWVAGKQLLDDRRLTRLDEDQLCATAKAWGQRISGRTES; from the coding sequence ATGCCGAACACTGCCGTTGCGCTCGACCTGCTATTACTGCCGACCTGGCTGGTACCCGTCGAACCCGCTGGCGTTGTCCTCAAGGAGCACGCTTTGGGCATCCGCGACGGGCGCATCGTCTTTATCGGCCCGCGCGCCGCGGCACTGAAGCTTGATGCCCGCGAAATCCGCGAATTGCCGGACATGCTGCTCTGTCCTGGCCTGATCAATGCTCACGGGCATGCCGCGATGACACTGTTCCGCGGCCTGGCGGACGATCTGCCGCTGATGGCCTGGCTGGAACGGCACATTTGGCCGGCCGAAGCCAAATGGGTAGACGAAACCTTTGTGCGTGACGGCACCGACCTGGCGATCGCCGAGCAGATCAAAGGCGGCATCACCTGCTTCTCCGACATGTATTTCTTCCCCAAGGTTGCCAGCGAATGCATCCATGACAGCGGCATTCGCGGGCAAATCGCCATTCCGATCCTCGACTTTCCGATCCCGGGCGCCAGCACCGCGGACGACGCCATTCGCCAGGGCGTCGAACTGTTCAACGATCTCAAGCACCACGAGCGTATCAAAATTACCTTCGGCCCCCATGCACCCTACACCGTGGGCGACGAAAACCTGGAGAAAATCCGGGTGATCGCCGAAGAACTGGACGCCTCGATTCACATGCACGTCCACGAAACCGCCTTCGAAGTGCAGCAGTCGGTCGAGCAATACGGCGAACGCCCGTTGGCCCGCCTCGGTCGCCTGGGTCTCCTGGGGCCGCGCTTCCAGGCAGTCCACATGACGCAGATCAGCGATGAGGACCTGGTGTTGCTGGTAGAAAGCAATACCAGCGTGATCCATTGCCCGGAATCGAACCTGAAGCTCGCCAGCGGTTTCTGCCCGGTGGAGCGCTTGTGGCAGGCCGGCGTCAATGTCGCCATCGGCACCGATGGCGCGGCGAGCAACAATGACCTCGACCTGCTCGGCGAAACCCGCACCGCGGCATTGCTGGCCAAGGCCGTTGCCGGTTCCGCCACCGCGCTGGACGCCCATCGCGCGCTGCGCATGGCCACCCTCAACGGCGCCCGCGCGCTCGGGATCGAAACTGACGTCGGCTCGCTGGAAGTCGGCAAAGCCGCGGACATGGTGGCCTTCGATCTCTCTGGCCTGGCGCAACAACCGGTCTACGACCCGGTTTCGCAGCTTATATACGCCACGGGCCGGGACTGCGTGAAACACCTTTGGGTCGCCGGCAAGCAATTGCTCGACGACCGCCGCCTGACCCGCCTGGATGAAGATCAGCTTTGTGCCACCGCCAAGGCCTGGGGCCAGCGCATCAGCGGCCGTACCGAATCGTAA
- the ubiG gene encoding bifunctional 2-polyprenyl-6-hydroxyphenol methylase/3-demethylubiquinol 3-O-methyltransferase UbiG, whose amino-acid sequence MSNVDYAEIAKFEALAHRWWDRESEFKPLHDINPLRVNWIDERVHLAGKKVLDVGCGGGILSEAMAQRGATVMGIDMGEAPLAVAQLHQLESGVSVEYRQITAEALAEEMPEQFDVVTCLEMLEHVPDPSSVIRACFRMVKPGGQVFFSTINRNPKAYLFAIVGAEYIMKLLPRGTHDFKKFIRPSELGAWSRMAGLTVKDIIGLTYNPLTKHYKLASDVDVNYMIQTLREE is encoded by the coding sequence ATGAGCAACGTCGACTACGCCGAAATCGCCAAATTCGAAGCCCTGGCCCATCGCTGGTGGGATCGCGAAAGCGAGTTCAAACCGCTGCACGACATCAACCCGCTGCGCGTCAACTGGATTGACGAACGGGTCCACCTGGCCGGTAAGAAAGTCCTCGACGTCGGCTGCGGCGGCGGCATCCTCAGCGAAGCCATGGCCCAGCGTGGCGCGACCGTAATGGGCATCGATATGGGCGAAGCGCCGCTGGCGGTCGCGCAATTGCATCAGCTGGAGTCGGGCGTGAGTGTCGAGTACCGGCAGATCACCGCCGAAGCCCTGGCCGAAGAGATGCCCGAGCAGTTCGACGTGGTCACCTGCCTGGAAATGCTCGAGCACGTGCCAGACCCCTCCTCGGTGATCCGCGCCTGCTTCCGCATGGTCAAGCCCGGTGGCCAGGTGTTTTTCTCCACCATCAACCGCAACCCGAAGGCGTACCTGTTCGCCATCGTCGGCGCCGAATACATCATGAAGCTGCTGCCCCGCGGGACCCATGATTTCAAGAAATTTATCCGCCCTTCGGAGCTGGGTGCCTGGAGCCGCATGGCCGGGCTGACCGTCAAGGACATCATCGGCCTGACGTACAACCCGCTGACCAAACACTACAAGCTCGCGTCCGACGTGGACGTCAACTACATGATCCAGACCCTGCGCGAGGAGTAA
- the mupP gene encoding N-acetylmuramic acid 6-phosphate phosphatase MupP: MRIRAVLFDMDGTLLDTAPDFIAICQAMRADRGLPPINDKQIRDEISGGAKAMVAATFAMDPESPGFEALRLEFLERYLVGCAVHSKLFDGMGELLADIEKANLIWGVVTNKPLRFAEPIMQQLGLAERSALLICPDHVKNSKPDPEPLILACKMLDLDPASVLFVGDDLRDIESGRDAGTRTAAVTFGYIHPDDNPRHWGADVVVDHPLELRKVLDSALCGC; the protein is encoded by the coding sequence ATGCGTATCAGAGCAGTCCTTTTCGACATGGACGGCACCCTGCTCGACACCGCGCCGGACTTCATTGCCATCTGTCAGGCGATGCGTGCCGACCGCGGCTTGCCGCCGATCAACGACAAACAGATTCGCGACGAAATCTCCGGCGGCGCCAAGGCGATGGTCGCCGCGACCTTCGCCATGGACCCGGAATCCCCGGGATTCGAGGCGTTGCGCCTGGAGTTCCTCGAGCGCTATCTCGTGGGTTGCGCCGTTCACAGCAAATTGTTCGACGGCATGGGCGAACTGCTGGCCGATATCGAGAAAGCCAATTTGATCTGGGGCGTGGTCACCAATAAGCCGCTGCGGTTCGCCGAGCCGATCATGCAGCAGCTGGGGCTGGCCGAGCGCTCGGCGCTGCTGATTTGCCCGGACCATGTGAAAAACAGCAAGCCGGATCCCGAGCCGTTGATCCTCGCCTGCAAGATGCTCGACCTGGACCCGGCCAGCGTACTGTTCGTGGGTGATGACCTGCGCGATATCGAATCCGGTCGCGATGCCGGTACCCGAACCGCTGCGGTGACCTTTGGCTATATCCATCCGGACGATAACCCGCGGCACTGGGGCGCGGATGTGGTGGTGGATCATCCGTTGGAGCTGCGCAAGGTGCTTGATAGCGCCCTTTGCGGCTGCTGA